Proteins encoded in a region of the Anguilla anguilla isolate fAngAng1 chromosome 10, fAngAng1.pri, whole genome shotgun sequence genome:
- the ankle2 gene encoding ankyrin repeat and LEM domain-containing protein 2 encodes MEAILNRLRGLSDDQLREEVIGADIKCGPITATTRAIFERKLARAILSSEGGPSETDGGAESAGTVGTATEQAKPADTSPDAPGAGEEAEFGYSMGLNPPEEEALLEKPRTPCQFGAEEGNPQLDGRTPSKPPQVSPPVFYGVCPVWEDVLTRNDRVHVYLDKKEALQAVKMMKGARFKPFSNREDAEKFAKGICDYYPSPSKSAPCVSPGKPGVVFYKEGPSVLEVETINRERANSYKSPRTQDITAKLRKAVEKGDAATFSELVWSNPRYLIGSGDNPTVVQEGCRYNAMHVAAKENQPGIAQLLLDTLENPEFMRLMYPDDQDGMLQKRIRYIVDLYLNTPDKAAFETPLHFACKFGCPEVVNVLCSHPDTDKNCKNKYDQTPSEVICERKNKTQEVKQKIMEYMEDRFYVPLLRATDNSSQAVIGAPWSPEPLEAASHSLPRLTGSPKDPIMAVRAFAGPLSPSKAEEFRRAWKTPPRDRAEHFHHILKSDPDRGAERVGRDLARERGHPWAEYWDFLGAFADLSSCEGLRRLDEYLSRKDFSERARQGAGENETCNRFKTPSPGKPKKFCNSISVGAFLDEGDDISLEEMKNRQNAALTSITAVCAAKDGLKGAAGGLEFHILPVSRGSDLIEAAAERDHLLAEKSLLTAAGKNGLCSPGDGERTHNGERPPRGPSCSPSSLLSPVSNLMVEFERMSLQDAEERPPVEWRRGGGGGLVRPHRDARDPDPPDLLTGVAGLSLANDDEDDDDEGAGFGKGAAEPRDGSFWRTGERSEVDGGAEERASLSSEEYLTGEEGLETPKQRTEAPERGFCARSRSWDHGGRDLSSSGSSGSSYKSMESAQVDFILRTLPHVKKGLFIEGDSPTKLDREVLSAIEAIEIDPQKYPSIHQWKGTVQTYSSSEIDGWPSPAAGKGRARPLACTPGSPGSSLLSAPSRFSPARHATPPDFTSPGRYSPANASYIQRIRLKHFTDPPL; translated from the exons ATGGAGGCGATCCTGAATAGGCTTCGGGGACTGAGCGATGACCAGCTCCGGGAGGAGGTCATCGGGGCGGACATCAAGTGCGGGCCGATCACCGCCACCACCAGAGCCATCTTCGAGCGCAAGCTGGCCCGCGCCATCCTGAGCAGCGAGGGCGGCCCCTCGGAGACGGACGGCGGCGCGGAAAGTGCCGGAACCGTGGGAACCGCCACGGAGCAGGCCAAGCCCGCGGACACGTCGCCGGACGCCCCGGGCGCCGGGGAGGAGGCGGAATTCGGCTACAGCATGGGACTCAACCCCCCGGAGGAGGAGGCCTTGTTGGAGAAGCCCAGGACCCCTTGCCAATTTGGCGCGGAGGAAGGGAACCCCCAGCTGGACGGGCGGACCCCCTCAAAGCCCCCCCAGGTGTCCCCGCCCGTTTTCTACGGGGTTTGTCCGGTGTGGGAGGACGTTCTGACCCGAAATG ACAGAGTCCATGTGTATTTGGATAAGAAGGAGGCCCTGCAGGCCGTGAAGATGATGAAGGGGGCCAGATTCAAGCCCTTCTCAAACCGAGAGGACGCAGAAAAATTCGCCAAGGGGATCTGCGATTACTACCCCTCGCCAAGCAAGTCCGCGCCCTGCGTGTCTCCGGGGAAACCGGGCGTCGTGTTCTACAAGG aaGGCCCCTCCGTCCTGGAGGTGGAGACGATCAACAGGGAGCGAGCCAACAGCTACAAGAGCCCCCGCACCCAGGACATCACGGCCAAGCTGAGGAAGGCCGTGGAGAAGGGGGACGCGGCCACCTTCAGCGAGCTGGTGTGGAGCAACCCCCGCTACCTCATCGGCTCCGGGGACAACCCCACTGTGGTGCAG gaGGGGTGTCGCTACAACGCCATGCACGTGGCAGCCAAGGAGAACCAGCCGGGCATCGCCCAGCTCCTGCTGGACACGCTGGAGAACCCCGAGTTCATGCGGCTGATGTACCCCGACGACCAGGACGGCATGCTGCAGAAGCGCATCCGCTACATCGTGGACCTGTACCTCAACACCCCCGACAAAGCC GCATTCGAGACCCCTCTCCACTTTGCCTGCAAGTTTGGATGCCCGGAGGTGGTCAATGTTCTGTGTTCGCATCCGGATACTGATAAAAACTGCAAGAACAAGTACGACCAGACACCCTCGGAG GtgatttgtgaaagaaaaaataaaactcaagaGGTGAAGCAGAAGATCATGGAATATATGGAAG ATCGGTTTTACGTGCCCTTACTGAGGGCCACAGATAACTCCTCCCAGGCCGTGATTGGTGCTCCCTGGTCACCTGAGCCGTTGGAAGCAGCTTCCCATTCGCTCCCCAGACTGACAGGAAGCCCCAAGGATCCGATTATGGCAGTGAGAGCTTTCGCTGGTCCGCTCAGCCCATCCAAg GCGGAAGAGTTTCGCAGGGCGTGGAAGACGCCCCCTAGGGACCGGGCCGAGCACTTCCACCACATCCTGAAGTCCGACCCGGACCGCGGGGCGGAGAGAGTCGGCAG AGACTTGGCCCGTGAGCGCGGTCACCCCTGGGCGGAGTACTGGGACTTCCTGGGGGCCTTCGCTGACCTGTCCTCCTGCGAGGGCCTGCGGAGGCTGGACGAGTACCTCAGCCGGAAGGACTTCAGCGAGCGAGCGCGGCAGGGGGCCGGGGAGAACGAGACCTGCAACAGGTTCAAAACCCCCTCCCCAG GCAAGCCCAAGAAGTTCTGCAACTCCATCTCGGTGGGGGCCTTCCTGGACGAGGGCGACGACATCAGCCTGGAGGAGATGAAGAACCGGCAGAACGCGGCGCTCACCAGCATCACGGCGGTGTGCGCCGCCAAGGACGGCCTGaagggggcggcgggggggctggAGTTCCACATCCTGCCCGTGTCGCGCGGCTCCGACCTCATCGAGGCGGCCGCCGAGCGGGACCACCTGCTGGCCGAGAAGAGCCTCCTGACGGCGGCGGGAAAGAACGGGCTCTGCTCCCCCGGCGACGGCGAGCGGACTCACAACGGCGAGCGGCCCCCCCGCGgcccctcctgctccccctccaGCCTCCTGTCGCCCGTCTCCAACCTGATGGTGGAGTTCGAGCGCATGTCCCTGCAGGACGCGGAAGAGCGCCCCCCGGTGGAGTGGAGGagaggcggcggcgggggcctCGTCAGGCCCCACCGGGACGCCCGTGACCCGGACCCCCCGGACCTTCTCACGGGCGTGGCCGGCCTGTCGCTCGCCAATGACGACGAAGATGACGATGACGAAGGCGCTGGATTCGGGAAGGGGGCCGCGGAGCCGAGGGACGGAAGCTTCTGGAGAACGGGCGAGAGGAGCGAAGTGGACGGAGGGGCGGAGGAGAGGGCCAGCCTCAGCTCGGAGGAGTACCTGACCGGAGAGGAGGGTCTGGAGACCCCGAAACAGAGGACGGAGGCCCCGGAGAGGGGCTTCTGCGCTCGGTCCCGGTCCTGGGACCACGGGGGCAGGGATCTGAGCAGCTCGGGGTCTTCCGGCTCCTCTTACAAATCCATGGAGAGCGCGCAAGTGGACTTTATACTGCGGACTCTGCCGCATGTCAAAAAAGGACTTTTCATCGAAGG GGACTCCCCAACCAAGTTGGACAGAGAGGTCCTGTCAGCAATAGAAGCCATAGAGATCGACCCACAGAAGTATCCCAGCATTCACCAGTGGAAGGGCACAGTCCAGACCTATTCTTCCTCTGAAATTGACGG CTGGCCCAGCCCGGCGGCGGGAAAAGGGCGGGCGAGGCCCCTGGCCTGCACGCCCGGGTCGCCGGGGAGCAGCCTCCTGTCCGCCCCCTCCAGGTTCAGCCCCGCCCGGCACGCGACCCCGCCCGACTTCACCAGCCCCGGTCGCTACAGCCCGGCCAACGCCAGCTACATCCAGCGCATCCGCCTCAAGCACTTCACCGACCCCCCGctttaa
- the pgam5 gene encoding serine/threonine-protein phosphatase PGAM5, mitochondrial isoform X1, with product MSYRRVVKLVCGIAGGATVLASAATAAESFGYLGDKSLSERLKSWTGFTVLQAAQPPTWAVGNHTVASSASGWDNNWDKRDPSSLVNLKKKESASVDPNTETENNKPKATRNIFLIRHSQYNLNGNGDKEKILTALGREQAEFTGQRLAALGLKYDVLVHSTMARATETAHIISKYLPGVELVSCDLLREGAPIEPVPPVSHWKPEAAQYHEDGARIEAAFRHYVHRADAKQKEDSYEIIVCHANVIRYFVCRALQFPPEGWLRMGLNNGSITWLTIRPSGRVALRSLGDSGFMPPDKLTRT from the exons ATGTCGTACAGGAGGGTGGTCAAGCTGGTGTGCGGGATCGCCGGTGGCGCTACGGTGCTGGCTTCGGCCGCTACAGCGGCAGAATCGTTCGGGTATTTGGGGGACAAGTCGCTTAGCGAGCGATTGAAAAGCTGGACTGGTTTTACCGTCCTTCAGGCGGCACAACCACCGACGTGGGCAGTGGGGAACCATACTGTGGCATCAAGTGCTAGTGGTTGGGACAACAACTGGGATAA ACGTGACCCAAGCTCGTTGGTAAACTTGAAGAAGAAGGAAAGTGCCAGCGTGGACCCGAACACAGAGACGGAGAACAACAAGCCCAAAGCCACCCGGAACATCTTCCTCATCAGGCACTCCCAGTACAACCTGAACGGCAATGGGGACAAGGAGAAGATTCTGACCGCACTGG GCAGGGAGCAGGCGGAGTTTACTGGCCAGCGATTGGCTGCGCTGGGACTGAAGTACGACGTCCTGGTCCACTCCACCATGGCCCGAGCCACAGAAACAGCCCACATCATCAGCAAGTACCTGCCAG GGGTGGAGCTGGTGAGCTGTGACCTGCTGAGGGAGGGAGCCCCCATCGAACCCGTGCCTCCAGTCAGCCACTGGAAGCCGGAAGCAGCG CAGTATCACGAGGACGGCGCGCGGATCGAGGCGGCCTTCCGCCACTACGTCCACCGAGCCGACGCCAAGCAGAAGGAGGACAGCTACGAGATCATCGTCTGCCACGCCAACGTCATCCGCTACTTCGTCTGCAG GGCTCTGCAGTTTCCCCCGGAGGGCTGGCTACGCATGGGCCTGAACAACGGCAGCATCACCTGGCTCACCATCCGGCCCAGCGGCAGGGTCGCCCTGAGGAGCCTGGGAGATTCGGGGTTCATGCCCCCGGACAAGCTGACCCGCACCTGA
- the pgam5 gene encoding serine/threonine-protein phosphatase PGAM5, mitochondrial isoform X2 translates to MSYRRVVKLVCGIAGGATVLASAATAAESFGYLGDKSLSERLKSWTGFTVLQAAQPPTWAVGNHTVASSASGWDNNWDKRDPSSLVNLKKKESASVDPNTETENNKPKATRNIFLIRHSQYNLNGNGDKEKILTALGREQAEFTGQRLAALGLKYDVLVHSTMARATETAHIISKYLPGVELVSCDLLREGAPIEPVPPVSHWKPEAAYHEDGARIEAAFRHYVHRADAKQKEDSYEIIVCHANVIRYFVCRALQFPPEGWLRMGLNNGSITWLTIRPSGRVALRSLGDSGFMPPDKLTRT, encoded by the exons ATGTCGTACAGGAGGGTGGTCAAGCTGGTGTGCGGGATCGCCGGTGGCGCTACGGTGCTGGCTTCGGCCGCTACAGCGGCAGAATCGTTCGGGTATTTGGGGGACAAGTCGCTTAGCGAGCGATTGAAAAGCTGGACTGGTTTTACCGTCCTTCAGGCGGCACAACCACCGACGTGGGCAGTGGGGAACCATACTGTGGCATCAAGTGCTAGTGGTTGGGACAACAACTGGGATAA ACGTGACCCAAGCTCGTTGGTAAACTTGAAGAAGAAGGAAAGTGCCAGCGTGGACCCGAACACAGAGACGGAGAACAACAAGCCCAAAGCCACCCGGAACATCTTCCTCATCAGGCACTCCCAGTACAACCTGAACGGCAATGGGGACAAGGAGAAGATTCTGACCGCACTGG GCAGGGAGCAGGCGGAGTTTACTGGCCAGCGATTGGCTGCGCTGGGACTGAAGTACGACGTCCTGGTCCACTCCACCATGGCCCGAGCCACAGAAACAGCCCACATCATCAGCAAGTACCTGCCAG GGGTGGAGCTGGTGAGCTGTGACCTGCTGAGGGAGGGAGCCCCCATCGAACCCGTGCCTCCAGTCAGCCACTGGAAGCCGGAAGCAGCG TATCACGAGGACGGCGCGCGGATCGAGGCGGCCTTCCGCCACTACGTCCACCGAGCCGACGCCAAGCAGAAGGAGGACAGCTACGAGATCATCGTCTGCCACGCCAACGTCATCCGCTACTTCGTCTGCAG GGCTCTGCAGTTTCCCCCGGAGGGCTGGCTACGCATGGGCCTGAACAACGGCAGCATCACCTGGCTCACCATCCGGCCCAGCGGCAGGGTCGCCCTGAGGAGCCTGGGAGATTCGGGGTTCATGCCCCCGGACAAGCTGACCCGCACCTGA